A genomic segment from Nocardia cyriacigeorgica GUH-2 encodes:
- a CDS encoding FdhF/YdeP family oxidoreductase gives MHRKGPAEDIDESALTVTAPKQQAAGVTAVGVALKRAVEDMGVARTARTLVRLNQVDGFDCPGCAWPEPTGHRRPAEFCENGAKAVGEEATLRTVTPEFFAAHSLTELAGKSGYWLGRQGRLTHPMVLRPGQDHYVPIDWDDAYQLIADHLNALATPDEAVFYTSGRTANETAFLYQLLVRSFGTNNLPDCSNMCHESSGTALTSSIGIGKGSVTIDDFAAADLIIVAGQNPGTNHPRMLSALADAKAAGARVIAVNPLPETGLIGFRDPQTIRGLTTGVPIADDFLQIRLGGDMALFQGLGKLLFEAEDRAPGSVVDRAFVDAHTAGFAEYEKQVRAVDLGIVEQATGLSREQLDRTARLFAESERVIICWAMGLTQQSHGVATIEEATNLLLMRGMIGKPGAGVCPVRGHSNVQGDRTMGIWEKMPETFLAALEREFGITAPRAHGLDTVNAIRAMRDGKARVFFGMGGNFVAATPDTEVTEAALRACDLTVQVSTKLNRSHVVHGATALILPTLGRTDLDLQDGVKQQVSVEDSMSMVHLSTGRLHPVSEHLRSEVAIVCELAQQLFGPGHPVPWAEFRRDYDRIRDAIARVVPGCADYNRRVRQRNGFVLPHPPRDAREFRTATGRANFAVNELSWLPVPPGRLILQTLRSHDQYNTTIYGLEDRYRGIHGGRRVVLVNAGDLAELGFADGELVDLVSEWSDGVERRVEGFRLVAYSTPRGNAAAYYPETNPLIPLDHVAARSNTPVAKAVTIRLERATS, from the coding sequence ATGCACCGCAAAGGACCGGCCGAGGATATCGATGAGTCCGCCCTGACGGTGACCGCGCCGAAACAGCAGGCGGCCGGCGTCACCGCGGTCGGCGTCGCGCTGAAGCGGGCGGTCGAGGACATGGGTGTGGCGCGCACGGCCCGCACGCTGGTGCGGCTCAATCAGGTCGACGGGTTCGACTGCCCCGGCTGCGCCTGGCCCGAACCCACCGGTCATCGCAGGCCCGCCGAGTTCTGCGAGAACGGCGCGAAGGCGGTCGGCGAGGAAGCCACGCTGCGCACCGTCACCCCGGAATTCTTCGCCGCGCACTCGCTCACCGAACTGGCGGGCAAGTCCGGGTACTGGCTGGGCAGGCAGGGCCGGCTGACCCACCCGATGGTGCTGCGCCCCGGCCAGGATCACTACGTCCCCATCGATTGGGACGACGCCTACCAGCTGATCGCCGATCACCTCAACGCCCTCGCCACCCCCGACGAAGCGGTCTTCTACACCTCCGGCCGCACCGCCAACGAGACCGCGTTCCTCTATCAACTGCTGGTGCGCAGCTTCGGCACCAACAACCTGCCCGACTGCTCGAATATGTGCCACGAATCCTCCGGCACCGCGCTGACCAGCTCGATCGGCATCGGCAAGGGCTCGGTGACCATCGACGATTTCGCCGCCGCCGATCTCATCATCGTGGCCGGCCAGAACCCGGGCACCAACCATCCGCGCATGCTCAGCGCCCTGGCCGATGCCAAAGCGGCGGGGGCCCGCGTCATCGCGGTCAACCCGCTGCCGGAAACCGGGCTGATCGGCTTCCGCGACCCGCAGACGATCCGCGGCCTCACCACCGGGGTCCCCATCGCCGACGATTTCCTCCAGATCCGGCTCGGCGGCGATATGGCGCTGTTCCAGGGCCTGGGCAAGTTGCTGTTCGAGGCCGAGGACCGCGCGCCGGGCAGCGTCGTCGACCGGGCCTTCGTCGACGCGCACACCGCCGGGTTCGCCGAATACGAAAAGCAGGTCCGCGCCGTCGATCTCGGCATCGTCGAACAGGCCACCGGCCTCAGCCGCGAACAGCTCGACCGCACCGCCCGCCTGTTCGCCGAATCCGAGCGGGTCATCATCTGCTGGGCCATGGGTTTGACCCAGCAGTCCCATGGTGTGGCGACCATCGAAGAGGCCACCAACCTGCTGCTGATGCGCGGCATGATCGGCAAACCCGGCGCCGGTGTGTGCCCGGTGCGCGGACACTCCAATGTGCAGGGCGACCGCACCATGGGCATATGGGAGAAGATGCCCGAAACCTTCCTGGCCGCGCTGGAGCGCGAGTTCGGCATCACCGCGCCGCGCGCACACGGCCTGGACACGGTGAACGCCATCCGCGCCATGCGCGACGGTAAGGCGCGCGTGTTCTTCGGCATGGGCGGCAATTTCGTCGCCGCCACCCCCGACACCGAGGTCACCGAGGCGGCCTTGCGCGCCTGCGATCTCACCGTGCAGGTCTCCACGAAACTCAACCGCAGCCATGTCGTGCACGGGGCCACCGCCCTGATCCTACCCACCCTGGGCCGCACCGACCTGGATCTGCAAGACGGGGTGAAACAGCAGGTCTCGGTGGAGGATTCGATGTCGATGGTGCATCTGTCCACCGGCAGGCTGCACCCGGTGAGCGAGCACCTGCGCAGCGAGGTCGCCATCGTCTGCGAGCTGGCCCAGCAGCTGTTCGGCCCCGGCCATCCGGTGCCGTGGGCCGAGTTCCGCCGCGATTACGACCGCATCCGCGACGCCATCGCCCGCGTGGTGCCCGGCTGCGCCGACTACAACCGCAGGGTCCGGCAGCGCAACGGCTTCGTGCTGCCGCATCCGCCGCGCGATGCCCGCGAATTCCGCACCGCCACCGGCCGCGCCAACTTCGCCGTCAACGAGCTCAGCTGGCTGCCGGTGCCGCCGGGCCGGCTGATCCTGCAAACCTTGCGCAGCCACGACCAGTACAACACCACCATCTACGGACTCGAGGATCGCTATCGCGGGATCCACGGCGGCCGCCGGGTGGTGCTGGTCAATGCCGGCGACCTCGCCGAACTCGGCTTCGCCGACGGTGAACTGGTCGATCTGGTCTCGGAGTGGAGCGACGGCGTCGAACGCCGGGTCGAGGGCTTCCGCCTCGTCGCCTACTCCACTCCGCGCGGCAATGCCGCCGCCTACTACCCGGAGACCAACCCGCTGATCCCGCTCGATCATGTGGCGGCGAGATCGAACACGCCGGTGGCCAAGGCGGTCACCATCCGGCTGGAGCGGGCAACCTCATGA
- a CDS encoding FHA domain-containing protein yields MRGRSSTVGVAPGDGLVARFDDVIIYIGGETASTERILGAVEAVAETEHPGAAIAQRLAAVVFGAGSAPPPFGVLAPTDDGTLVLLRGAVAAMIDGAEGARRLTGSRAFTWVDEIVREPFRTIAIGPDASSRLAEHPRTDLRAGVVPGGGFVLRAGVRRSGRQPAGRVARSDATPGEPPATAPAGFAVADAEPDPHPPTSAAPPVANTPSAPARHRANPRPDGTQAMSLAWSQAPGTLRSDPPEPVALHKPGPQETVRRRPRLAVGAAPSTPAAGVLLAEDGATYPLDRPYVIGRGPSADESVRRATAAPIVLQRDRHISRVHAYVSVSNGKVFVRDAGTASGTFLATPDSPEWARLGRTPTELPPGGRIRISERVLTYQPGPDPAAADATG; encoded by the coding sequence GTGCGCGGCAGATCATCCACAGTCGGCGTCGCGCCAGGCGATGGCCTGGTGGCGCGCTTCGACGACGTCATCATCTACATCGGCGGCGAAACCGCCTCCACCGAGCGGATTCTCGGTGCGGTGGAGGCAGTGGCGGAGACCGAACATCCGGGTGCGGCCATTGCCCAGCGGCTGGCGGCAGTGGTGTTCGGAGCGGGATCCGCACCGCCGCCGTTCGGCGTACTCGCCCCCACCGATGACGGCACGCTGGTGTTGTTGCGCGGCGCCGTGGCCGCCATGATCGACGGCGCCGAGGGAGCTCGGCGACTCACCGGTTCCCGAGCATTCACCTGGGTGGACGAGATCGTCCGTGAACCTTTCCGCACCATCGCGATCGGCCCTGATGCCAGCAGCCGGCTCGCCGAGCATCCACGCACCGATCTGCGCGCCGGCGTGGTTCCCGGTGGTGGATTCGTGTTGCGCGCGGGCGTTCGGCGCAGTGGTCGTCAGCCCGCCGGCCGCGTGGCGCGTTCCGACGCGACACCGGGCGAGCCACCCGCCACCGCCCCGGCCGGCTTCGCCGTCGCCGACGCCGAACCCGACCCGCACCCTCCGACCAGCGCGGCACCGCCGGTGGCCAACACCCCGTCGGCCCCCGCCCGGCACCGCGCGAACCCGCGGCCCGATGGCACCCAGGCCATGTCGCTGGCCTGGTCGCAGGCCCCGGGCACGCTGCGCTCGGATCCGCCGGAACCGGTGGCGCTGCACAAACCAGGACCACAGGAAACGGTCCGCCGACGCCCACGCCTGGCCGTCGGAGCCGCACCGAGCACACCAGCCGCGGGCGTGTTGCTCGCCGAGGACGGCGCCACCTATCCGCTGGATCGTCCGTACGTCATCGGCCGGGGCCCCTCCGCCGACGAGTCGGTGCGCCGCGCCACCGCGGCCCCGATCGTGCTGCAACGCGACCGCCACATCTCGCGGGTCCATGCCTATGTGTCGGTGAGCAACGGCAAGGTCTTCGTCCGCGACGCAGGCACCGCGTCGGGCACCTTCCTGGCCACACCCGATTCGCCGGAGTGGGCACGCCTCGGCCGCACCCCCACCGAACTGCCGCCCGGCGGCCGGATCCGGATCAGCGAACGGGTACTGACCTACCAACCCGGACCCGACCCGGCCGCCGCCGACGCAACCGGGTAG
- a CDS encoding GNAT family N-acetyltransferase, with product MRATVPSDLPLLQDIERAAGAPFAEIGMTAVADDEPPSIETLREFADAGRAWVWTDAGVPVAYLVLAVVDGNAHIEQVSVHPTHAGLRIGRRLIDHAARWAQDRALPALTLTTFTEVEWNGPYYQRMGFRYLSAEEETPGLRAIRAAEAAHGLDRWPRACMRAEVAGWTAH from the coding sequence ATGCGTGCCACCGTCCCGTCCGACCTTCCCCTGCTTCAGGACATCGAACGGGCGGCGGGCGCGCCGTTCGCCGAGATCGGGATGACGGCGGTCGCCGATGACGAGCCGCCGAGCATCGAGACCTTGCGCGAGTTCGCCGATGCCGGACGTGCCTGGGTGTGGACCGACGCCGGGGTGCCCGTCGCGTACCTGGTCCTGGCCGTCGTGGATGGCAACGCCCACATCGAGCAGGTCTCGGTGCACCCCACACACGCGGGCCTGCGGATCGGCCGCCGGCTGATCGACCACGCGGCCCGGTGGGCCCAGGATCGGGCCCTGCCCGCGCTCACCCTGACCACGTTCACCGAGGTCGAATGGAACGGCCCGTACTACCAGCGAATGGGCTTCCGCTACCTGTCCGCCGAGGAGGAAACCCCGGGCCTGCGGGCCATTCGCGCCGCCGAAGCCGCGCACGGACTGGACCGATGGCCCCGGGCGTGCATGCGCGCCGAGGTCGCGGGCTGGACCGCGCACTGA
- a CDS encoding glycerol-3-phosphate dehydrogenase/oxidase has translation MTRNSARTGDSALNAHRRRRELAALGDAEQIDVLVIGGGVTGTGVALDAASRGLRTVLVERHDLAFGTSRWSSKLVHGGLRYLAGGHVGIAHESAVERGILIRTTAPHLVRPLPQLVPLLPELGMAQSALVRAGFLAGDLLRRGAGTPASLLPRSRRVAAAEALRLAPTVRRDGLRGGLTAWDGQLVDDARLVVALARTAAAAGASVLTRVEVTAATGDSATLRDTRTGETLSVRARAVVNATGVWADQVDPSIELRPSRGTHLVFDAAAFGGLSASLTVPVPGSTSRFVFAFPAAHGRVYLGLTDEDSPGPVPDEPRPTDTEIDFLLDTINPALREPLTRADIRGSYAGLRPLLKTGTDSTADISREHAVLHSPDGLITIVGGKLTTYRKMAEDTVDAAVTHAGLTAGPCRTKRLPLVGAVSGAARDKIAAPPLLVERYGSEATAVLAQTDADPALLEPVAPGIDVTRAEFAWAISHEGALGPADLLDRRTRIGLVAEDRAAALPAAEEALAAERTD, from the coding sequence ATGACACGCAATTCGGCACGCACCGGCGACTCGGCGCTCAACGCGCACCGGCGCCGGCGCGAACTCGCGGCGCTCGGCGACGCGGAGCAGATCGACGTGTTGGTGATCGGCGGCGGCGTAACCGGAACCGGTGTCGCGCTCGACGCCGCGTCCCGTGGACTGCGCACCGTGCTGGTGGAACGGCACGATCTGGCGTTCGGTACCAGCCGGTGGAGTTCCAAACTGGTGCACGGCGGGCTGCGGTATCTGGCCGGCGGGCACGTCGGGATCGCGCATGAGAGCGCGGTGGAGCGCGGCATCCTGATCCGCACCACGGCACCGCATCTGGTGCGTCCGCTTCCGCAGCTGGTGCCGTTGCTGCCGGAGTTGGGGATGGCGCAGAGCGCGCTGGTGCGGGCCGGTTTCCTGGCCGGTGATCTGCTGCGCCGGGGCGCGGGCACACCGGCGAGCCTGCTGCCACGTTCGCGGCGAGTCGCGGCGGCCGAGGCGCTGCGACTGGCGCCCACGGTGCGCCGGGACGGGCTGCGCGGCGGTCTGACGGCGTGGGACGGGCAGCTGGTGGACGACGCGCGACTGGTGGTGGCGCTGGCGCGCACCGCCGCGGCGGCCGGTGCCTCGGTACTCACCCGCGTCGAGGTGACCGCTGCCACCGGCGATTCCGCGACGCTACGGGATACCCGCACCGGCGAGACGCTGAGCGTGCGCGCCCGTGCCGTCGTCAACGCCACCGGCGTGTGGGCCGATCAGGTCGACCCGAGTATCGAACTGCGGCCCAGCCGGGGCACCCACCTGGTCTTCGACGCCGCCGCCTTCGGCGGATTGAGCGCCTCGCTGACGGTGCCGGTGCCGGGCAGCACCAGCCGTTTCGTCTTCGCCTTCCCCGCCGCGCACGGCCGTGTCTACCTGGGCCTGACCGACGAGGACTCCCCCGGCCCGGTGCCCGACGAACCCCGGCCGACCGACACGGAGATCGATTTCCTGCTCGACACCATCAACCCCGCTCTGCGGGAACCGCTGACCCGCGCCGACATCCGCGGCAGCTACGCCGGACTGCGCCCGCTACTGAAAACCGGCACCGACAGCACCGCCGACATCTCCCGCGAACACGCCGTCCTGCACTCCCCCGACGGCCTGATCACCATCGTCGGCGGCAAGCTCACCACCTACCGCAAGATGGCCGAGGACACCGTCGACGCCGCCGTCACACACGCCGGCCTCACCGCGGGCCCCTGCCGCACGAAGCGGCTGCCGCTGGTCGGCGCCGTCTCCGGCGCCGCCCGCGACAAGATCGCCGCCCCGCCCCTGCTGGTCGAACGCTACGGCTCGGAAGCAACCGCCGTGCTCGCCCAGACCGACGCCGACCCGGCCCTGCTCGAACCGGTGGCCCCCGGAATCGACGTCACCCGAGCGGAATTCGCCTGGGCGATCTCCCACGAAGGCGCCCTCGGCCCCGCCGACCTCCTCGACCGCCGCACCCGCATCGGACTCGTCGCGGAGGACCGCGCGGCCGCACTGCCCGCTGCGGAAGAGGCGCTCGCAGCGGAGAGAACCGACTAG